In one Sphingobium indicum B90A genomic region, the following are encoded:
- a CDS encoding glycoside hydrolase family 3 N-terminal domain-containing protein, whose product MSINRRAVLTAALAGFLTLPLPRRALAAGEVERVDDLIARMTIEEKAGQMTCLADSFRPYNPPNPQVGIQNERQLADEIRKGRVGCLFNGIGVAGARRAQDIALKQSRLGIPLLFAGDVIHGLKTIFPVTLAESASFDPALAERTARAMAVEATAAGLHLTFAPMVDVARDQRWGRVVEGAGEDVALGSLFAAARVRGFQGRDLRRDDSLLACPKHFAAYGAVAGGLEYGSVDISEETLRETHLPPFGAAFAAGALATMAAFSEINGVPATADRDLLTDLLRGEMKFRGFVFSDYTADEELIAHGYAEDERDAARLAILAGVDMSMQSGLYIRHIPDLVKSGAVPMETVDVAVRRILYVKTAIGLFENPYRSLNEEVEKTRIFTPSHRALAREAATRSIVLLQNNGVLPLDPARGQTIALIGPFAEDRMNVYGPWAFYGDKGKGVDIATGLRAAMPDPSKLLIAPGSGILTPIDGGVAKAVETAKAADIVLLALGESQDMSGEAQSRTAIEIPIVQQALADAVAATGKPVIVLLRHGRALALHDGVANAQAILATWFLGSESGHAIADIIFGRENPSAKLPVSFPWESGQEPFFYDRKSTGRPVIDNRTEYRSRYTTTDNSARFPFGHGLSYSEFVLDQLKFSDTALRWDAAIGITVRVTNKGQRKGSEVVQLYIRDRVASRTRPIRELKRIERVTLGPGESKTLRFSLSRIDLEFVGAGNRRIAEPGAFDLWIGQSSVGGLQGAFTLYAAG is encoded by the coding sequence ATGAGCATCAACCGCCGCGCCGTCCTGACCGCTGCCCTTGCCGGCTTCCTCACGCTCCCGCTGCCCCGCCGCGCCCTCGCGGCGGGCGAGGTGGAGCGCGTGGACGACCTGATCGCTCGCATGACCATAGAGGAAAAGGCGGGCCAGATGACCTGCCTGGCCGACAGTTTCCGCCCCTATAACCCGCCCAATCCGCAGGTCGGCATCCAGAATGAAAGGCAACTGGCGGACGAGATCCGCAAGGGCAGGGTCGGCTGCCTGTTCAACGGCATCGGCGTGGCGGGCGCCCGCCGCGCACAGGACATCGCGCTCAAACAAAGCCGCCTCGGCATCCCCCTGCTGTTCGCGGGCGACGTGATCCATGGCCTGAAGACCATCTTCCCCGTGACCCTCGCCGAATCGGCCAGCTTCGATCCGGCGCTCGCCGAACGCACCGCCCGCGCCATGGCGGTGGAGGCGACGGCGGCGGGCCTGCACCTCACCTTCGCGCCGATGGTCGACGTCGCCCGCGACCAGCGCTGGGGCCGGGTGGTGGAGGGGGCGGGGGAGGACGTCGCCCTCGGCAGCCTCTTCGCCGCCGCCCGCGTGCGCGGCTTTCAGGGCCGCGATCTGCGCCGCGACGACAGCCTGCTCGCCTGCCCCAAGCATTTCGCCGCCTATGGCGCGGTCGCGGGCGGCCTGGAATATGGCAGCGTCGACATCAGCGAAGAGACGCTGCGGGAGACGCATCTGCCCCCCTTCGGCGCGGCCTTCGCGGCAGGCGCGCTCGCCACCATGGCGGCGTTCAGCGAGATCAACGGCGTCCCCGCGACAGCCGACCGCGACCTCCTCACCGACCTGCTGCGCGGCGAGATGAAATTCCGCGGCTTCGTCTTTTCCGACTATACCGCCGACGAGGAACTGATCGCCCATGGCTATGCGGAGGATGAGCGCGACGCCGCCCGCCTCGCCATTCTCGCGGGCGTCGACATGTCGATGCAGAGCGGCCTCTATATCCGCCACATCCCCGATCTGGTGAAGAGCGGCGCGGTGCCGATGGAGACGGTCGACGTGGCCGTCCGCCGCATCCTCTACGTCAAGACCGCCATCGGCCTGTTCGAAAACCCCTACCGCTCATTGAATGAGGAAGTGGAAAAGACCCGCATCTTCACGCCTTCCCATCGCGCCCTTGCCCGCGAAGCCGCCACGCGCTCCATCGTGCTGCTCCAGAACAACGGCGTCCTCCCCCTCGACCCCGCCAGGGGCCAGACCATCGCCCTGATCGGCCCCTTTGCGGAGGACAGGATGAACGTCTACGGCCCCTGGGCCTTTTACGGCGACAAGGGGAAGGGCGTCGACATCGCCACCGGCCTGCGCGCCGCCATGCCGGACCCGTCCAAATTGCTGATCGCGCCGGGCAGCGGCATATTGACGCCCATCGACGGCGGCGTCGCCAAGGCGGTGGAGACCGCGAAGGCGGCGGACATCGTCCTCCTCGCGCTGGGTGAATCGCAGGACATGTCGGGGGAGGCGCAATCGCGCACCGCCATCGAAATCCCCATCGTGCAGCAGGCGCTGGCCGACGCGGTCGCCGCCACCGGCAAGCCCGTCATCGTCCTGCTCCGCCACGGCCGCGCCCTCGCGCTGCACGACGGCGTGGCCAATGCGCAGGCGATCCTCGCCACCTGGTTCCTGGGTTCGGAATCCGGCCACGCCATTGCCGACATTATTTTCGGCAGGGAAAACCCCTCCGCCAAGCTGCCGGTCAGCTTCCCCTGGGAATCGGGGCAGGAGCCTTTCTTCTACGACCGCAAATCGACCGGCCGCCCGGTGATCGACAACCGCACCGAATATCGCTCGCGCTACACGACCACCGACAACAGCGCCCGCTTTCCCTTCGGCCACGGCCTCAGCTACAGCGAGTTCGTTCTCGACCAGCTCAAATTCTCCGACACCGCGCTCCGCTGGGACGCCGCCATCGGCATCACCGTCCGCGTCACCAACAAGGGCCAGCGCAAGGGCAGCGAAGTGGTCCAACTCTACATCCGCGACCGCGTGGCGAGCCGCACCCGCCCCATCCGCGAACTCAAACGCATAGAGCGCGTCACGCTGGGACCGGGGGAAAGCAAGACGCTCCGCTTCTCCCTCTCCCGCATCGACCTGGAATTCGTCGGCGCAGGCAACCGCCGCATCGCCGAACCCGGCGCCTTCGACCTGTGGATCGGCCAGTCCAGCGTCGGCGGCCTGCAGGGCGCCTTCACCCTCTACGCCGCAGGATAG
- the rlmB gene encoding 23S rRNA (guanosine(2251)-2'-O)-methyltransferase RlmB, with amino-acid sequence MKRGNRTGKAKGTFPRFYGRHAVIAALANPDRVVRKIWGTRDALNALDLPPVLPIVYADVADLGRMVPSDAPHQGIVAEVEPLDDVWLGDVLEAGQDDKRPVLVLDQVTDPHNVGAILRSAAAFDALCIVTQDRHAPPESGVLARSASGALEIVPWVRVVNLARALDEIAEAGYWRIGLDGAAEQTLGEAIGTSRVALVLGAEGEGLRHNSMAHCDILAKLPISPRMESLNVSNAAAIALYAAASR; translated from the coding sequence ATGAAAAGAGGAAATCGCACCGGAAAGGCCAAGGGCACTTTCCCCCGTTTTTATGGACGGCATGCCGTCATCGCCGCGCTGGCCAATCCCGACCGGGTGGTGCGCAAGATATGGGGGACGCGGGACGCTTTGAATGCGCTCGACCTGCCGCCGGTCCTGCCCATCGTCTATGCCGATGTTGCCGATCTGGGCCGGATGGTGCCGTCGGACGCGCCGCATCAGGGCATCGTGGCGGAGGTGGAGCCGCTGGACGATGTGTGGCTGGGCGACGTGCTGGAGGCGGGGCAGGACGACAAGCGCCCGGTGCTGGTGCTGGACCAGGTGACGGACCCGCATAATGTCGGCGCGATCCTGCGGTCTGCGGCGGCGTTCGACGCGCTGTGCATCGTGACGCAGGACCGGCATGCGCCGCCCGAATCGGGGGTGCTGGCGCGGTCGGCTTCGGGCGCGCTGGAGATCGTGCCCTGGGTGCGGGTGGTGAACCTGGCCCGCGCTCTGGATGAGATCGCGGAGGCGGGTTACTGGCGCATCGGGCTGGACGGCGCGGCGGAGCAGACCCTGGGCGAGGCCATCGGCACGTCACGGGTCGCGCTGGTGCTGGGGGCCGAGGGCGAAGGGCTGCGGCACAACAGCATGGCGCATTGCGACATTTTGGCTAAACTGCCGATCAGTCCGCGCATGGAAAGCCTGAACGTGTCCAATGCGGCGGCGATTGCCCTCTACGCGGCGGCCAGCCGGTAA
- a CDS encoding 2Fe-2S iron-sulfur cluster-binding protein, producing the protein MAKLIVVNRSGEEQAVEAQSGLSVMEIIRDNGFDELLALCGGCCSCATCHVFVDPAFADSLPAISEDENDLLDSSDHRNETSRLSCQLQFSDSLDGLRVTIAPED; encoded by the coding sequence ATGGCGAAACTGATCGTGGTCAACCGTTCGGGCGAAGAACAGGCGGTGGAGGCGCAGAGCGGCCTTTCCGTGATGGAGATCATCCGCGACAACGGCTTTGACGAACTGCTGGCGCTGTGCGGCGGCTGCTGCTCCTGCGCGACCTGCCATGTCTTCGTCGACCCGGCCTTCGCCGACAGCCTGCCCGCGATCAGCGAGGATGAGAACGACCTGCTCGACAGTTCCGACCATCGCAACGAGACCAGCCGCCTGTCCTGCCAGTTGCAGTTCAGCGATTCGCTGGACGGCCTGCGCGTGACGATCGCCCCGGAAGACTGA
- a CDS encoding DNA-3-methyladenine glycosylase family protein → MVNTAEELRASLDVIAAMEPGFAAAIGRVGYPLPRMREPGYETLLRTIVGQQVSVAAAAAVWRRLETELGAGCAPDALLSRDFDALRACGLSRQKQGYARSLAELVVSGGIDLHDLPQDDEEAIAQLVRIKGIGRWSAEIYLLFAEGRPDVWPAGDLAVQIEIGRILGLPERPGEKLTRELAEPWRPHRGAAAIMAWHHYNTEVL, encoded by the coding sequence ATGGTGAATACAGCGGAAGAGTTGCGGGCCAGCCTGGACGTCATCGCCGCCATGGAGCCGGGTTTCGCCGCGGCGATCGGCCGGGTCGGCTATCCCCTGCCCCGCATGCGCGAACCGGGCTATGAAACCCTGCTGCGCACCATCGTCGGCCAGCAGGTGAGCGTCGCCGCGGCCGCCGCCGTCTGGCGCAGGCTGGAGACGGAACTGGGCGCGGGCTGCGCGCCGGACGCCCTGCTCTCCCGCGATTTCGACGCGCTGCGCGCCTGCGGCCTGTCGCGGCAGAAGCAGGGCTATGCCCGCAGCCTGGCGGAACTGGTGGTGAGCGGCGGCATCGACCTGCACGACCTGCCCCAGGACGATGAGGAAGCCATCGCGCAACTGGTGCGGATCAAGGGGATCGGGCGCTGGTCGGCGGAAATCTATCTGCTGTTCGCGGAAGGGCGGCCGGATGTCTGGCCGGCGGGAGACCTGGCGGTGCAGATCGAGATCGGGCGGATATTGGGCCTGCCCGAACGGCCCGGCGAGAAGCTGACCCGGGAACTGGCCGAACCCTGGCGCCCCCATCGCGGCGCGGCGGCGATCATGGCCTGGCACCATTATAATACGGAGGTCTTGTAA
- a CDS encoding response regulator: MSKKVLIVEDEIFVALEIEHIVEDAGFTVGAIAADRQAALDAAYDCDIALVDLNLRDGPTGPGIGVELASQYGIRVIYVTANPAQIGAASVAALGVITKPFRARSIAETLHLAATERPELEAAEIAGFTPFLPASGSWSALESRG, from the coding sequence ATGAGCAAAAAGGTTCTGATCGTAGAAGACGAGATTTTCGTCGCGCTGGAAATCGAGCATATCGTGGAGGACGCGGGCTTTACCGTCGGCGCCATCGCGGCGGATCGCCAGGCGGCGCTCGACGCGGCCTATGATTGCGACATCGCCCTGGTCGATCTCAACCTGCGCGACGGCCCGACCGGGCCGGGCATCGGCGTCGAACTGGCCAGCCAATATGGCATCCGCGTCATCTATGTGACGGCCAATCCGGCGCAGATCGGCGCCGCCTCCGTCGCTGCGCTGGGCGTCATCACCAAGCCTTTCCGCGCCCGCAGCATCGCCGAGACGCTGCATCTGGCCGCCACCGAGCGGCCCGAACTGGAAGCCGCCGAAATCGCCGGCTTCACCCCTTTCCTGCCGGCGTCCGGCTCATGGAGCGCGCTGGAATCCAGAGGCTGA
- a CDS encoding sensor histidine kinase yields MAEGRGLETDRAALLARYDLDTGGFDTLDQITAFAAALCEAPIALVSVVEDERQRFLARNGLDVEETPRDISFCAHAMQGPEIFVVSDATRNPDFRDNALVTGAPFIRFYAGAPLIDGEGASLGALCVIDDKPRDDLTDLQRQGLSLLARQVMVELEGRRRDRDVIARQQRDAQAVAESDRMFRTLADTMPQMVWSTLPDGYHDYYNARWYEFTGVPAGSTDGEGWNGMFHPDDQERAWGRWRHSLETGEPYEIEYRLRHHGGDYRWTLGRALPIRDEHGAIVRWIGTCTDINDQIAMVEEREVIAHELSHRIKNIFSVISGLIGLSARQHPEIRAVADDLRDRIMALGRAHDFVRPHGPNSQPDKGEGRLWGILEQIFAPYRDALGPRIHFSGDNPEIDDRSATPLALLFHELATNAAKYGALSLPDGRVKMEVKDEDGQIRIDWREEGGPSTVPPTGEGFGSRLMQLSVERQLGGRMTRDWRPEGLSLSLWIPARSMSRTPAGKG; encoded by the coding sequence ATGGCTGAAGGACGCGGGCTCGAGACGGACCGCGCGGCGCTGCTGGCGCGCTACGATCTCGATACCGGGGGCTTCGACACGCTCGACCAGATCACCGCCTTCGCCGCCGCGCTGTGCGAAGCGCCCATCGCCCTGGTCAGCGTCGTCGAGGATGAACGCCAACGTTTCCTCGCCCGCAACGGCCTGGATGTGGAAGAAACCCCCCGCGACATATCCTTCTGCGCCCATGCCATGCAGGGTCCGGAAATCTTCGTGGTGTCCGACGCGACGCGGAACCCCGATTTTCGCGACAACGCCCTCGTCACGGGGGCGCCCTTCATCCGTTTCTACGCCGGTGCGCCGCTGATCGACGGCGAAGGGGCGTCGCTGGGCGCGCTCTGCGTCATCGACGACAAGCCGCGCGACGACCTGACGGATCTTCAGCGCCAGGGGCTTTCCCTGCTCGCCCGCCAGGTCATGGTGGAACTGGAGGGCCGCCGCCGCGACCGCGACGTGATCGCCCGGCAGCAAAGGGACGCGCAGGCGGTGGCGGAAAGCGACCGCATGTTCCGGACCCTGGCCGACACCATGCCGCAAATGGTCTGGTCGACGCTGCCGGACGGCTATCATGATTATTACAATGCCCGCTGGTATGAATTCACCGGCGTTCCCGCGGGATCGACCGATGGCGAGGGATGGAACGGCATGTTCCATCCGGACGATCAGGAACGCGCCTGGGGGCGCTGGCGCCATTCGCTGGAAACCGGCGAACCCTATGAGATCGAATATCGGCTGCGCCATCATGGCGGCGATTATCGCTGGACATTGGGCCGCGCCCTGCCGATCCGGGACGAACATGGGGCGATCGTGCGCTGGATCGGCACCTGCACCGACATTAACGACCAGATCGCCATGGTGGAGGAGCGGGAGGTCATCGCCCATGAACTCTCCCACCGGATCAAGAACATATTTTCGGTGATTTCCGGGCTGATCGGCCTGTCGGCGCGCCAGCATCCGGAAATCCGCGCCGTCGCCGACGACCTGCGCGACCGCATCATGGCGCTGGGGCGCGCCCATGATTTCGTGCGGCCCCACGGCCCCAATTCGCAGCCGGACAAGGGCGAGGGGCGGCTCTGGGGCATATTGGAACAGATTTTCGCGCCCTATCGCGACGCGCTGGGTCCGCGCATCCATTTTTCCGGCGACAATCCCGAAATCGACGACCGCTCGGCCACGCCGCTGGCGCTGCTGTTCCATGAACTGGCGACCAACGCCGCCAAATATGGCGCGCTCTCCCTGCCCGACGGGCGGGTGAAGATGGAGGTGAAGGACGAGGACGGCCAGATCCGCATCGACTGGCGGGAGGAGGGCGGTCCGTCGACCGTCCCCCCGACCGGCGAGGGTTTCGGCAGCCGCCTGATGCAGCTCAGCGTCGAACGGCAACTGGGCGGCCGCATGACCCGTGACTGGCGGCCCGAGGGCCTCAGCCTCAGCCTCTGGATTCCAGCGCGCTCCATGAGCCGGACGCCGGCAGGAAAGGGGTGA
- the murA gene encoding UDP-N-acetylglucosamine 1-carboxyvinyltransferase, giving the protein MDRIHIRGGKALNGRLPISGAKNAALTLLPCALLTDEPVTLRNLPRLADVDSFGHLLNQLGVSTMVEGARPEDFGRVMTMRAGRVTSTEAPYDIVRKMRASILVLGPLLARAGEARVSLPGGCAIGNRPIDLHLKALEAFGAVIEINAGYVRASSPDGGLPGGIYTFPVVSVGATENALMAAVLAKGTCTLENAAREPEIVDLCKLLIAMGADIEGVGSDKLVIHGRDRLHGATYSVMPDRIEAGSYACAAAITGGSLELAGACADDMHAILAALRDAGVHVEELRDGIRVSADGRLRPLTISTAPFPAFPTDMQAQFMAMLTLADGASVLTETIFENRYMHVPELARMGADIGVNGRTAVVRGVDRLVGAPVMATDLRASMSLILAGLAAEGETQVNRVYHLDRGYERLEEKLSAVGADIERVSDG; this is encoded by the coding sequence ATGGACCGCATTCACATCCGCGGCGGCAAAGCGCTGAACGGCCGCCTTCCCATTTCCGGCGCGAAGAACGCCGCGCTGACCCTGCTGCCCTGCGCGCTGCTGACCGACGAGCCGGTGACGCTGCGCAACCTGCCGCGCCTGGCGGACGTGGACAGCTTCGGCCACCTGCTGAACCAGCTTGGCGTGTCGACCATGGTGGAGGGCGCCCGGCCGGAGGATTTCGGCCGCGTCATGACCATGCGGGCAGGCCGCGTCACCTCTACCGAGGCTCCCTATGACATCGTGCGCAAGATGCGGGCGTCGATCCTGGTGCTCGGCCCGCTGCTCGCCCGCGCGGGCGAGGCGCGGGTGTCGCTGCCCGGCGGCTGCGCCATCGGCAACCGGCCCATCGACCTGCACCTGAAGGCGCTGGAGGCGTTCGGCGCGGTCATAGAGATCAACGCCGGCTATGTCCGCGCCAGTTCGCCGGACGGGGGCCTGCCGGGCGGCATCTACACCTTCCCGGTGGTGTCGGTCGGCGCGACGGAAAATGCGCTGATGGCCGCCGTGCTGGCCAAGGGCACCTGCACCCTGGAAAATGCCGCGCGGGAGCCGGAGATCGTCGACCTCTGCAAGCTGCTGATCGCCATGGGCGCGGACATAGAGGGCGTGGGCTCCGACAAGCTCGTCATCCACGGCCGCGACCGGCTGCACGGCGCGACCTACAGCGTCATGCCCGACCGGATCGAGGCGGGCAGCTATGCCTGCGCCGCGGCGATCACCGGCGGGTCGCTGGAACTGGCGGGCGCCTGCGCCGACGACATGCACGCCATCCTGGCCGCGCTGCGCGACGCCGGGGTCCATGTCGAGGAACTGAGGGACGGCATCAGGGTGTCGGCGGACGGCCGGCTGCGCCCGCTCACCATCTCGACCGCGCCTTTCCCGGCCTTCCCGACCGACATGCAGGCGCAGTTCATGGCGATGCTGACGCTGGCCGACGGCGCATCGGTGCTGACGGAGACGATCTTCGAAAACCGCTACATGCACGTGCCCGAACTGGCCCGCATGGGGGCGGACATCGGCGTCAACGGCCGCACGGCGGTGGTGCGCGGGGTCGACCGGCTGGTCGGCGCGCCCGTCATGGCGACCGACCTGCGCGCCTCGATGAGCCTCATCCTCGCCGGCCTCGCCGCGGAGGGGGAGACCCAGGTCAACCGCGTCTATCATCTCGACCGCGGCTATGAACGGCTGGAGGAGAAGCTCTCCGCCGTCGGCGCGGACATAGAGCGCGTCAGCGATGGCTGA
- a CDS encoding Crp/Fnr family transcriptional regulator: MVATSCFADRLAKHVPLSDAEKKALTRLEENPRKVRRGAMIQRVNEMVTELFVLREGRVMSFVILPDGSRQILRVYFPGDFIGSASTIYSRAPESLVALSDAIICPFDKHALRRLLEEYPRVAALLFLLSNAERVALTDRLASLGRTSAKARVASFLLDIFDRLRVTDDSITDSFDLKLTQEEIGDAIGLTSVHVNRMIRQMEQEGLISRANGRITLRDMARLEEIGHYTNRHKDMDLDWLPGME, encoded by the coding sequence TTGGTGGCAACAAGTTGTTTCGCGGACAGGTTGGCGAAGCATGTGCCCCTGTCCGATGCGGAGAAGAAGGCGCTTACGAGGCTGGAGGAAAATCCCCGCAAGGTGAGGCGCGGCGCGATGATCCAGCGCGTCAACGAGATGGTGACCGAACTGTTCGTCCTGCGCGAAGGGCGGGTGATGAGCTTCGTCATCCTGCCCGACGGCAGCAGGCAGATCCTGCGCGTCTATTTTCCGGGCGATTTCATCGGATCGGCCAGCACGATCTACAGCCGGGCGCCGGAATCGCTGGTGGCTCTGTCGGACGCGATCATCTGCCCGTTCGACAAGCATGCGCTGCGCCGCCTGCTGGAGGAATATCCCCGCGTCGCGGCGCTGCTGTTCCTGCTGTCCAATGCGGAGCGCGTCGCGCTGACCGACCGGCTCGCCTCATTGGGGCGGACGTCGGCCAAGGCGCGGGTGGCGTCCTTCCTGCTGGACATATTCGATCGCCTGCGGGTGACGGACGACAGCATCACCGACAGCTTCGACCTCAAGCTGACGCAGGAGGAGATCGGCGACGCCATCGGCCTCACCTCCGTCCATGTGAACCGGATGATCCGGCAGATGGAGCAGGAAGGGCTGATCAGCCGGGCCAATGGGCGGATCACCCTGCGCGACATGGCGCGGCTGGAGGAGATCGGCCATTACACCAACCGGCACAAGGATATGGACCTGGACTGGCTGCCGGGAATGGAATGA
- a CDS encoding HNH endonuclease: MYHPDLIRHPENCPALVLNADYTPLSYYPLSLWPWQTAIKAVFLDRVDIVASYERQVHSPSLRMQIPSVIALKQYVKPSEHPAFTRFNLFLRDKFACQYCGSPNDLTFDHVIPRRAGGRTTWENVATACSPCNLKKGGRTPKEAHMQLHVTPIRPTSWQLQEHGRAFPPNYLHESWHDWLYWDVELLA; this comes from the coding sequence ATGTACCATCCCGACCTGATACGACATCCGGAAAACTGTCCGGCTTTGGTGCTGAATGCGGACTACACGCCTTTAAGCTATTATCCACTGAGCCTCTGGCCCTGGCAAACCGCCATCAAGGCGGTTTTTTTGGATCGGGTGGACATCGTCGCCAGTTATGAGCGGCAGGTGCACAGCCCCAGCCTTCGGATGCAGATCCCATCGGTGATCGCGCTGAAGCAATATGTGAAGCCGTCGGAACATCCCGCCTTCACCCGGTTCAACCTGTTCCTGCGCGACAAGTTCGCCTGCCAATATTGCGGCTCCCCGAACGACCTGACCTTCGACCATGTCATTCCGCGCCGCGCCGGCGGGCGGACGACCTGGGAAAATGTCGCGACGGCCTGCTCGCCCTGCAACCTCAAGAAGGGCGGCCGCACGCCGAAGGAGGCGCATATGCAATTGCACGTGACGCCGATCCGCCCGACGAGCTGGCAGTTGCAGGAACATGGCCGGGCCTTCCCGCCCAACTATCTGCACGAAAGCTGGCACGACTGGCTTTACTGGGACGTGGAACTGCTGGCTTGA
- the gluQRS gene encoding tRNA glutamyl-Q(34) synthetase GluQRS, giving the protein MVTRFAPSPTGRLHVGHAWSALLAMDLAHARGGSFRLRIEDIDGTRSRPEHVDGIVEDMRWLGIAWDGEIVFQSARLDRYRAALERLEAMGLLYPCFCTRADIAASAAAPHGPEGPVYPGTCRRLDEAARARRIAAGEPHAWRIDMARAVAQAGPLHWRALPFPPADDAASPVRAEPLAAGDVVLARKDAPASYHLSCTLDDAAMGVTHVLRGDDLRSATDIHRLVQALLGLPSPLYVHHPLLAGPDGRRLAKRDGSIALADLRAEGVDPRRLADDLRHARFPIGISLASA; this is encoded by the coding sequence ATGGTGACTCGCTTCGCCCCAAGCCCCACGGGTAGGTTGCATGTGGGGCACGCCTGGTCGGCGTTGCTGGCGATGGACCTGGCCCATGCGCGGGGCGGTTCCTTCCGCCTGCGGATCGAGGACATAGACGGCACCCGCAGCCGGCCGGAGCATGTCGACGGCATCGTCGAGGACATGCGCTGGCTGGGCATCGCCTGGGACGGGGAGATCGTCTTCCAGTCGGCGCGGCTGGACCGCTACCGGGCCGCGCTGGAGCGGCTGGAGGCGATGGGCCTGCTCTATCCCTGTTTCTGCACCCGCGCCGACATAGCCGCCAGCGCCGCCGCCCCGCATGGGCCGGAGGGGCCGGTCTATCCCGGCACATGCCGGCGGCTGGACGAAGCGGCGCGGGCAAGGCGGATCGCGGCGGGGGAGCCGCATGCCTGGCGGATCGACATGGCGCGCGCGGTCGCGCAGGCCGGGCCGCTGCATTGGCGCGCCCTGCCCTTCCCGCCCGCCGACGACGCGGCGTCGCCCGTCCGCGCCGAGCCGCTTGCCGCCGGCGACGTCGTGCTGGCGCGCAAAGACGCGCCCGCCAGCTATCATCTCTCCTGCACGCTGGACGATGCGGCGATGGGCGTGACCCATGTGCTGCGCGGCGACGACCTGCGGAGCGCGACCGACATCCACCGGCTGGTCCAGGCGCTGCTTGGCCTGCCGTCCCCCCTTTATGTCCATCATCCGCTGCTGGCCGGGCCGGACGGCAGGCGGCTGGCCAAGCGGGACGGGTCGATCGCGCTTGCCGATCTGCGGGCGGAGGGCGTGGACCCCCGGCGCCTGGCCGACGATCTGCGCCATGCGCGCTTTCCGATTGGCATTTCGCTGGCCAGCGCCTAG
- a CDS encoding twin transmembrane helix small protein, whose translation MNTLLVIALILAMGATLFALIRGIVAFLQMTKEQLNSPEGGPSPSSLKQNRMMMNRILFQAVAVIIVALLLLMKGNG comes from the coding sequence ATGAACACGCTGCTCGTCATCGCCCTGATCCTGGCCATGGGCGCCACCCTGTTCGCATTGATCCGGGGGATCGTCGCCTTTCTTCAGATGACCAAGGAGCAGTTGAACTCGCCCGAGGGCGGACCCAGCCCGTCCAGCCTGAAGCAGAACAGGATGATGATGAACCGCATCCTGTTCCAGGCGGTGGCGGTGATCATCGTCGCGCTGTTGCTGCTGATGAAGGGCAATGGCTGA
- a CDS encoding cob(I)yrinic acid a,c-diamide adenosyltransferase has product MVKLNKIYTRTGDGGTTGLVDGSRLPKHAPRMQAVGDVDEANSAIGLAVIAIGDRPEAGWLTTVQNDLFDLGADLATPIPDGEDEPWALRIVALQVERLERQIDVMNADLAPLDSFVLPGGSAAAAAVHLARAVTRRAERSATAAAAEVALNPHALAYLNRLSDLLFVLARRLNGNGAGDVKWVPGASR; this is encoded by the coding sequence ATGGTGAAGCTGAACAAGATCTACACCCGCACCGGGGACGGGGGAACCACCGGGCTGGTCGACGGCTCGCGCCTGCCCAAGCATGCCCCGCGCATGCAGGCGGTGGGCGATGTCGACGAAGCGAACAGCGCCATCGGGCTTGCCGTCATCGCCATCGGCGACAGGCCGGAGGCGGGCTGGCTGACGACGGTCCAGAACGACCTGTTCGACCTGGGCGCCGACCTTGCCACGCCCATCCCGGACGGAGAGGACGAACCCTGGGCGCTGCGGATCGTCGCCCTTCAGGTCGAGCGGCTGGAGCGGCAGATCGATGTCATGAACGCGGACCTGGCGCCGCTGGACAGCTTCGTCCTGCCCGGCGGGTCGGCGGCGGCAGCGGCCGTGCACCTGGCCCGCGCCGTCACCCGTCGCGCCGAACGATCCGCCACCGCGGCGGCGGCCGAGGTCGCGCTCAATCCGCACGCGCTGGCCTATCTCAACCGCCTGTCCGACCTGCTGTTCGTGCTGGCCCGGCGCCTGAACGGCAATGGCGCGGGCGATGTGAAATGGGTGCCGGGCGCGTCCCGCTGA